The Tripterygium wilfordii isolate XIE 37 chromosome 17, ASM1340144v1, whole genome shotgun sequence genome has a window encoding:
- the LOC119982268 gene encoding O-acyltransferase WSD1-like yields MEISCTSEEELMQPMSPMSQYVSSSVLTLTILGVLEFEVPINDLPAYSLIQNVFLSINPRFSSVMVTDEKGVKRWKKTEVSIKDHIRVPVFPPNKSPEFYNKCFDDYMSEIGLEALPLTRPLWEIHIVEYPTSNAAGTLIFKLHHALGDGLSIMGALLSCLQRADNPSLPLTFPSVKMHSNGGQSKKNVFKKIPKIFSSVYNTVSDFCGGVLMSTIMEDDRTPIRSKAHDVEFQPMTTLTMTFSLDQVKQIKSKLGATVNDVITGVIFLGTRLYMQEMCHESRKSRSTALVLLNTRMTKSYRSVDDMLKPNAEGPWGNLFSFLQIPLPKLTHANLTDPLQFVVKARRIIKRKRNSIALHMTSWLLQILNKHRGPEVVSKFVYGTLKNSSLGITNIVGAQEKMALSGHPVKGIYFMVFGSPEDVVFGIVSYMGILRVSMGVGKEFIDAEKFKTHIENAFEMIFKAACGNKKKKKKKPNYEDKRRLHAATPCMTVVFFADLICN; encoded by the exons aTGGAGATCAGTTGTACATCCGAAGAAGAATTAATGCAGCCTATGAGCCCCATGTCACAATATGTTAGCAGCTCTGTCTTGACACTTACTATTCTTGGTGTTCTGGAATTTGAAGTACCCATCAATGACCTTCCGGCCTATTCATTGATCCAAAACGTTTTCCTCTCAATCAACCCTCGTTTCTCTTCTGTCATG GTTACAGATGAAAAGGGAGTGAAAAGATGGAAGAAGACTGAAGTGAGTATCAAAGATCATATTAGAGTCCCAGTTTTCCCTCCTAACAAGTCTCCAGAGTTCTACAACAAGTGCTTCGACGATTATATGTCCGAGATTGGATTGGAAGCCCTGCCTCTAACCAGACCATTGTGGGAAATTCACATAGTCGAATACCCAACAAGCAATGCAGCTGGTACTTTGATATTCAAGCTCCACCATGCACTTGGCGATGGTTTATCTATTATGGGTGCTCTGCTTTCTTGTCTACAGAGAGCAGATAATCCTTCTCTTCCGTTGACATTTCCTTCTGTTAAAATGCACTCAAATGGTGGTCAGAGTAAGAAGAATGTATTCAAGAAAATACCTAAGATTTTCTCTTCAGTTTACAACACTGTATCAGATTTTTGTGGAGGTGTGTTGATGAGTACTATTATGGAAGATGATCGAACTCCGATTCGGTCTAAAGCTCATGATGTCGAGTTCCAACCAATGACGACATTGAcgatgacattttctcttgatcaAGTTAAGCAAATCAAGTCCAAGCTTGGAGCG ACAGTAAACGATGTGATCACCGGAGTAATCTTCTTGGGAACTAGGTTATACATGCAAGAAATGTGCCATGAATCAAGGAAATCTCGTTCTACAGCGTTAGTGTTGCTCAACACTAGAATGACCAAAAGTTACAG GTCCGttgatgatatgcttaaacCTAATGCGGAGGGGCCTTGGGGcaatctcttttccttcctacAAATACCACTGCCTAAACTAACTCATGCAAACCTTACTGATCCACTACAATTTGTAGTCAAAGCAAGACGAATCATCAAGAGGAAGAGGAACTCTATTGCTCTTCACATGACAAGTTGGCTTCTCCAAATTCTAAATAAGCATAGAGGCCCTGAG GTAGTATCCAAATTCGTTTATGGCACCCTTAAGAACTCAAGCTTAGGTATCACAAATATAGTGGGTGCCCAAGAGAAGATGGCTTTGAGTGGTCATCCTGTTAAAGGCATCTACTTTATGGTTTTTGGATCACccgag GATGTCGTGTTCGGAATAGTGAGTTACATGGGGATTCTAAGGGTTTCAATGGGAGTTGGAAAAGAATTCATAGATGCAGAAAAGTTCAAGACACACATTGAGAATGCCTTTGAGATGATATTCAAAGCTGCAtgtggaaataaaaaaaaaaaaaaaaaaaagccaaactATGAAGACAAGAGAAGACTGCATGCAGCCACCCCATGCATGACCGTTGTGTTTTTCGCAGATTTAATTTGTAATTGA
- the LOC119982633 gene encoding O-acyltransferase WSD1-like — translation MGWSPPREHKRWPKLGPWFHFGPFIWWACCSYLGPFEKPNLEKNFVWPNSHKAHNPLTEIPRGSRSLVPIKHLPTLAAIYVAAEKDDCCSGVAHHIQVWRMADGGAGRGAQEHIHQEKEEEEEEEIPMEISCTSEEGLMQPMSPMSQYVSNSVLTLAILGVLEFEVPINDLPTYSLIQNVFLSINPRFSSVMVTDEKGVKRWKKTEVSIKDHIRVPVFPPNKSPEFYDKCFDDYMSEIGLEALPLTRPLWEIHIVEYPTSNAAGTLIFKLHHALGDGFSLMGALLSCLQRADNPSLPLTFPSAKFHSSSGQNNSVFKKIPKIFSSVFNTVSDFFGGVLMSTIMEDDRTPIRSGANAAQFQPISFSTMTFSLDQIKQIKSKLGATVNDVITGAIFLGSRLYMQEMCHESGKSRSTALVLLNTRMTRSYRSIEDMLKPNAEEPWGNLFSFLQIPLPKLPDANLTDPLQFVVKAGRIIKRKRYSIALHMTSWLLQILNKIRGPKVVSKFVYGTLKNSSLGITNVVGAQEQMALSGHPVKGIYFMIVGSPEDVGFGIMSYMGKLRVAMRVGKEFIDAEKLKTHIENAFEMIFKAACGN, via the exons ATGGGCTGGAGTCCACCGCGTGAGCACAAAAGATGGCCCAAGCTAGGTCCTTGG TTCCATTTTGGGCCATTTATTTGGTGGGCCTGCTGTAGTTATCTTGGACCTTTTGAAAAGCCCAATTTGGAGAAAAACTTTGTGTGGCCCAACAGCCACAAGGCCCACAACCCGCTAACTGAGATCCCTAGGGGGTCTAGGTCTCTAGTCCCTATAAAGCATTTACCAACTTTAGCGGCGATTTATGTCGCCGCAGAAAAGGATGATTGTTGTAGTGGTGTCGCCCATCACATTCAAGTCTGGAGAATGGCGGATGGCGGAGCAG GAAGAGGAGCTCAAGAACACATACaccaggaaaaagaagaagaagaagaagaagaaattcccATGGAGATCAGTTGTACATCCGAAGAAGGATTAATGCAGCCTATGAGCCCCATGTCACAATATGTTAGCAACTCTGTCTTGACACTTGCCATTCTTGGCGTTCTGGAATTTGAAGTCCCTATCAATGACCTTCCGACCTATTCATTGATCCAAAACGTTTTCCTCTCAATCAACCCCCGTTTCTCTTCTGTCATG GTTACAGACGAAAAGGGAGTGAAAAGATGGAAGAAGACTGAAGTGAGTATCAAAGATCATATTAGGGTCCCAGTTTTCCCTCCTAACAAGTCTCCAGAGTTCTACGACAAGTGCTTCGACGATTATATGTCCGAGATTGGATTGGAAGCCCTGCCTCTAACGAGACCATTGTGGGAAATCCACATAGTTGAATACCCAACAAGCAATGCAGCTGGTACTTTAATATTCAAGCTCCACCATGCACTTGGCGATGGTTTCTCTCTTATGGGTGCTCTGCTTTCTTGTCTGCAGAGAGCAGATAATCCTTCTCTTCCATTGACATTTCCTTCTGCTAAGTTTCACTCAAGTAGTGGTCAAAATAATAGTGTATTCAAGAAAATACCTAAGATTTTCTCTTCAGTTTTCAACACTGTATCAGATTTTTTTGGAGGCGTGTTGATGAGCACTATCATGGAAGACGATCGAACCCCGATTCGATCTGGAGCTAACGCTGCCCAGTTCCAGCCCATTTCGTTTTCGacaatgacattttctcttgatcaAATTAAGCAAATCAAGTCCAAGCTTGGAGCG ACAGTAAACGATGTGATCACCGGAGCAATCTTCTTGGGAAGTAGGTTATATATGCAAGAAATGTGTCATGAATCAGGGAAATCTCGTTCTACAGCGTTAGTGTTGCTCAACACTAGAATGACCAGAAGTTACAG GTCCATTGAAGATATGCTTAAACCTAATGCGGAGGAGCCTTGGGGcaatctcttttccttcctacAAATACCACTGCCTAAACTACCTGATGCAAACCTTACTGATCCACTACAATTTGTAGTCAAAGCAGGACGAATCATCAAGAGGAAGAGGTACTCTATTGCTCTTCACATGACAAGTTGGCTTCTCCAAATTCTAAATAAGATTAGAGGCCCGAAG GTAGTATCCAAATTCGTTTATGGCACCCTTAAGAACTCAAGCTTAGGTATCACAAATGTAGTGGGAGCCCAAGAGCAGATGGCTTTAAGTGGTCACCCTGTTAAAGGCATCTACTTTATGATTGTTGGATCACCCGAG GATGTTGGGTTCGGAATAATGAGCTACATGGGGAAGCTAAGGGTTGCAATGCGAGTTGGAAAAGAATTCATAGATGCAGAAAAGTTGAAGACACACATTGAGAATGCTTTTGAGATGATATTCAAAGCTGCATgcggaaattaa
- the LOC119982636 gene encoding uncharacterized protein LOC119982636, with product MGALLSCLQRANNPSLLLTFPSAKFHSSSGQNNSVFKKVPKIFSSVFNTVSDFFGGMLMSTIMEDDGTPIRSGANAAQFQPISFSTMTFSLDQIKQIKSKLGATLNDVITGAIFLGSRLYMQEMCHESGRSRSTASIEDMLKPNAEGTWGNLFSFLQIALPKLTDANLTDPLQFVVKAGRIIKRKRYSIALHMTSWLLQILNKIGGPKAVSKFVQGTLKNSSLAITNVVGAQEQMALSGHPVKGVYFMIVGSPEMALSGYPVKGVYFMIVGSPEDVGFGIMSYMGKLRVAMGVGKEFIDAEKLMSHIENAFEMIFKAACGN from the exons ATGGGTGCTCTGCTTTCTTGTCTACAAAGAGCAAATAATCCTTCTCTTCTATTGACATTTCCTTCTGCTAAGTTTCACTCAAGTAGTGGTCAGAATAATAGTGTATTCAAGAAAGTACCTAAGATTTTCTCTTCAGTTTTCAACACTGTATCAGATTTTTTTGGAGGCATGTTGATGAGCACTATCATGGAAGACGATGGAACCCCGATTAGATCTGGAGCTAATGCTGCCCAGTTCCAGCCCATTTCGTTTTCGacaatgacattttctcttgatcaAATTAAGCAAATCAAGTCCAAGCTTGGAGCG ACATTAAACGATGTGATCACCGGAGCAATCTTCTTGGGAAGTAGGTTATATATGCAAGAAATGTGTCATGAATCAGGGAGATCTCGTTCTACAGC GTCCATTGAAGATATGCTTAAACCTAATGCGGAGGGGACTTGGGGcaatctcttttccttcctacAAATAGCACTGCCTAAACTAACTGATGCAAACCTTACTGATCCACTACAATTTGTAGTCAAAGCCGGACGAATCATCAAGAGGAAGAGGTACTCTATTGCTCTTCACATGACAAGTTGGCTTCTCCAAATTCTAAATAAGATTGGAGGCCCGAAG GCAGTATCCAAATTCGTTCAAGGCACCCTTAAGAACTCAAGCTTAGCTATCACAAATGTAGTGGGAGCCCAAGAGCAGATGGCTTTAAGTGGTCATCCTGTTAAAGGCGTCTACTTTATGATTGTTGGATCACCCGAG ATGGCTTTAAGTGGTTATCCTGTTAAAGGCGTCTACTTTATGATTGTTGGATCACCCGAG GATGTTGGGTTCGGAATAATGAGCTACATGGGGAAGCTAAGGGTTGCAATGGGAGTTGGAAAAGAATTCATAGATGCAGAAAAGTTAATGTCGCACATTGAGAATGCTTTTGAGATGATATTCAAAGCTGCATgcggaaattaa
- the LOC119982269 gene encoding O-acyltransferase WSD1-like: MDITCTSEEGLTQPMSPASQYVSNSVLTLTILGVLEFEVPINDLQACSFIQNVFLSINPRFSSVMVTDEKGVKKWKKVEVNIKDHIRVPVFPPNKSPEFYDKCFDDYMSKIGMETLPLTRPLWEIHRVEYPTSNAAGILIFKLHHALGDGFSLMSALLSCLQRAENPALPLTFPSVKMHSNGGQSEKNVFKKVPKIFSSLYNTVSDFCGGVLMSTIMEDDRTPIQSGADDVQFRPMTTLTMTFSLDQIKQIKSKLGATVNDVITGTIFLGTRLYMQEMCHESRKSRSTALVLLNTRMTRSYRPIDDMLKPNAEGRWGNLFSFLQVPLPKLTHANLTDPLQFVVKTGRIIKRKRNPIARHMASWLLEIINKHRGPEAVSKFVYGTLKNSSLCITNVVGTQEQMALSGHPVKGIYFMLLGTPEDVVFGIVSYMGKLRVAMGVGKEFIDAEKLKSHIENAFEMVFKAACGN; encoded by the exons aTGGACATCACTTGTACATCAGAAGAAGGATTAACGCAGCCTATGAGCCCCGCGTCACAATATGTTAGCAACTCTGTCTTGACACTTACCATTCTTGGTGTTCTGGAATTTGAAGTCCCCATCAATGACCTTCAGGCCTGTTCATTCATCCAAAACGTTTTCCTCTCAATCAACCCTCGTTTCTCCTCTGTCATG GTTACAGACGAAAAGGGAGTGAAAAAATGGAAGAAGGTTGAAGTGAATATCAAAGATCATATCAGAGTCCCAGTTTTTCCTCCTAACAAGTCTCCAGAATTCTACGACAAGTGCTTTGACGATTACATGTCCAAGATTGGAATGGAAACCCTGCCTCTGACCAGACCATTGTGGGAAATCCACAGAGTTGAATACCCAACAAGCAATGCAGCTGGTATTTTGATATTCAAGCTCCACCACGCACTTGGCGATGGTTTCAGTCTTATGAGTGCTCTACTTTCTTGTCTACAAAGAGCAGAAAATCCAGCCCTTCCATTGACATTTCCTTCTGTTAAAATGCACTCAAATGGTGGTCAGAGTGAGAAGAATGTCTTCAAGAAAGTACCTAAGATTTTCTCTTCACTTTACAACACTGTATCAGATTTTTGTGGAGGTGTGTTGATGAGTACTATTATGGAAGACGATCGAACCCCGATTCAATCTGGAGCAGATGATGTCCAGTTCCGGCCAATGACGACATTGAcgatgacattttctcttgatcaAATTAAGCAAATCAAGTCCAAGCTTGGAGCT ACAGTAAATGACGTGATCACCGGAACAATCTTCTTGGGAACTAGGTTATATATGCAAGAAATGTGCCATGAATCAAGAAAATCTCGTTCTACAGCGTTAGTGTTGCTCAACACTAGAATGACTAGAAGTTACAG GCCCAttgatgatatgcttaaacCTAATGCGGAGGGGCGTTGGGGaaatctcttttccttcctacAAGTACCACTGCCTAAACTAACTCATGCAAACCTTACTGATCCACTACAATTTGTAGTCAAAACGGGACGAATCATCAAGAGGAAGAGGAACCCTATTGCTCGTCACATGGCAAGTTGGCTTCTCGAAATAATAAATAAGCATAGGGGTCCTGAG GCAGTATCCAAATTCGTTTATGGAACCCTTAAGAACTCAAGCTTATGTATCACAAATGTAGTGGGAACCCAAGAGCAGATGGCTTTGAGTGGTCATCCTGTTAAAGGCATCTACTTTATGCTTTTGGGAACACCcgag GATGTTGTGTTCGGAATAGTGAGTTACATGGGCAAGCTAAGGGTTGCAATGGGAGTTGGAAAAGAGTTCATAGATGCAGAAAAGTTGAAGTCACACATTGAGAATGCCTTTGAGATGGTATTCAAAGCTGCGtgtggaaattaa